In a genomic window of Thermosynechococcus sp. CL-1:
- a CDS encoding HEAT repeat domain-containing protein, with the protein MQGDRLRGINQLRSLDPNDAFRLIQPLSQDENSRVRYAAVSQIASLRHVNLDQAHDLLRDRLLHDSETDHHLADARQEILTAFCALAGLDPEILHQVWQAPTVEAALKFLATMAPQALPEILSHIANRINERAISLQVGCALFGRDRQIVAISEAGNLILTRIRLY; encoded by the coding sequence TTGCAGGGCGATCGCCTGCGGGGCATCAATCAACTGCGTAGCCTTGACCCCAACGATGCCTTTCGGCTCATTCAACCCCTCAGCCAAGATGAAAATTCCCGTGTCCGCTACGCTGCGGTGAGTCAAATTGCCAGCCTTAGGCACGTCAACCTTGATCAAGCCCATGACCTGTTGCGCGATCGCCTGCTCCATGACAGCGAAACGGATCACCACCTTGCGGATGCTCGCCAGGAAATTCTCACCGCCTTTTGTGCCCTTGCAGGCTTAGACCCAGAGATTCTGCATCAGGTGTGGCAAGCACCAACGGTTGAGGCTGCCCTCAAATTTTTAGCAACAATGGCTCCCCAAGCCTTACCTGAGATTCTCAGCCACATTGCCAACCGCATTAATGAGCGCGCCATTTCATTACAGGTGGGATGTGCCTTGTTTGGGCGCGATCGCCAAATTGTCGCCATCAGCGAGGCAGGAAACCTAATTTTGACAAGGATTAGGCTATACTAA
- a CDS encoding peroxiredoxin: MALAVGTPAPAFTAKDTHGNTVSLSDFAGKTVVLYFYPKDDTPGCTKEACSFRDNYAAYQGKDIVVLGVSTDDETSHQKFTEKFNLPFPLLADVDKSIIKAYDVDGGGYAKRVTYVIDGNGIITHVYTSVKTDTHATDILADLGL; the protein is encoded by the coding sequence ATGGCTTTAGCCGTTGGTACACCCGCCCCCGCCTTTACTGCCAAGGACACCCACGGCAATACGGTGTCCCTCAGCGACTTTGCGGGCAAAACTGTGGTGCTCTACTTCTACCCTAAGGATGACACCCCCGGCTGCACCAAAGAGGCCTGTAGCTTCCGTGACAACTATGCTGCCTATCAGGGCAAAGATATTGTCGTTTTGGGGGTGAGTACCGACGACGAAACCTCACACCAAAAGTTTACCGAGAAATTCAATCTCCCCTTCCCCCTCTTGGCAGATGTGGATAAATCCATTATTAAAGCCTACGATGTGGACGGCGGCGGCTACGCCAAGCGAGTTACCTATGTCATTGACGGCAATGGCATCATTACCCATGTCTATACCAGCGTCAAAACCGATACCCACGCCACCGACATTTTGGCGGATCTCGGCTTATAG
- a CDS encoding O-methyltransferase: MTTEPLAHNQQKMESYFGDFFGLMRKALVAGGSELGLGMTLFSLAVSIRATRIIEIGRFKGFSTLCLASALRFIDIGWQEPQQHKQRPDINYNEFEAPKKRQLLSIDPFPTKEAEELILEANLENYVEFINTRSDEVTIDGLVDLIFIDGDHSYEGCKADVFNYVPWYLRPGGYFILHDYYGWYDAAGNNNSPVKQVIDELIAEELFEHILIDTGYQSFTVFRNSNP; encoded by the coding sequence ATGACAACAGAACCCCTAGCCCATAACCAGCAAAAGATGGAAAGCTATTTTGGGGATTTTTTTGGCTTGATGCGGAAGGCACTTGTTGCTGGTGGCTCAGAACTGGGGTTGGGGATGACACTTTTTTCTCTGGCGGTGAGTATTCGTGCTACTCGCATCATTGAAATTGGCCGCTTTAAGGGATTTTCAACTCTCTGTCTAGCAAGTGCCCTACGATTCATTGATATTGGCTGGCAAGAACCACAACAACATAAGCAGCGACCTGACATCAATTACAACGAATTTGAAGCGCCGAAAAAACGACAACTGCTTTCAATTGATCCATTTCCAACCAAGGAAGCTGAGGAATTAATTCTTGAAGCAAATCTTGAAAACTATGTTGAATTTATTAATACCCGCTCAGATGAAGTCACGATTGACGGTTTAGTTGATCTCATTTTCATTGATGGTGATCACAGTTATGAAGGGTGCAAAGCGGATGTCTTCAATTATGTACCGTGGTATTTACGACCGGGGGGATACTTTATTTTACACGACTACTATGGCTGGTATGATGCCGCAGGGAATAATAACTCACCCGTTAAGCAGGTCATTGATGAATTGATTGCAGAGGAACTATTTGAGCATATCTTAATTGATACTGGCTATCAATCTTTTACCGTTTTTAGAAACTCCAATCCTTAG